In a genomic window of Mercenaria mercenaria strain notata chromosome 19, MADL_Memer_1, whole genome shotgun sequence:
- the LOC128550956 gene encoding uncharacterized protein LOC128550956, whose translation MTGLNDPPSGEFLRKILITCNHRNAEEAPRRRERIIVLHFGNENVFLDDCKLVFKAKSKTGDYRDEMNKENFTKRLETQFIPNAPPASVLVSDNAPYHSVQEDQLPTMATTIAHIQQWLQRRGVQYSNDLKKRQLIDLCKTHQPAKHIFSVDQILVRYRHSVIRLPQFHPDLNPIELIWATLKGYIARRNLSFKLTDVKRLVQWGLQSISRATWANCCRHVTDIEARLWRENIAPSEKAQTPVLIALTGTDTEATDSADESTDTAPGTETDTDPGSEKTRHQEQCIYTCFLNVHPTLK comes from the exons ATGACTGGGCTGAATGATCCACCATCAGGAGAGTTTCTCAGGAAAATACTGATCACATGCAACCACCGAAACGCCGAGGAGGCTCCAAGAAGAA gAGAACGGATAATTGTCCTACATTTCGGAAACGAGAACGTGTTCCTCGATGACTGCAAACTCGTGTTTAAGGCCAAATCGAAAACCGGGGACTACCGTGATGAGATGAACAAGGAGAACTTTACAAAGCGGCTGGAGACACAGTTTATACCAAACGCACCACCAGCATCGGTATTGGTCAGTGACAACGCCCCGTACCACAGTGTACAAGAGGATCAATTACCGACAATGGCTACGACAATTGCACACATCCAGCAGTGGCTGCAACGGAGAGGTGTGCAATACTCCAATGATCTGAAAAAACGACAGCTGATCGATCTCTGCAAAACTCACCAGCCGGCGAAACACATCTTCTCAGTAGATCAGATCTTGGTTAGATATAGACACTCTGTGATACGGTTGCCACAGTTTCATCCAGATCTAAATCCAATAGAACTCATCTGGGCTACTCTGAAAg GTTATATTGCCAGGCGAAACTTAAGCTTCAAGTTGACTGACGTGAAACGCCTCGTCCAGTGGGGATTACAATCAATTTCAAGGGCAACATGGGCGAACTGCTGCAGGCACGTGACAGATATAGAGGCACGGCTCTGGCGGGAGAACATAGCTCCATCTGAGAAGGCACAGACTCCGGTGTTGATCGCACTGACCGGAACTGACACTGAGGCTACTGATTCAGCGGATGAGTCTACTGACACTGCGCCTGGCACAGAGACAGACACGGATCCAGGATCAGAGAAGACACGGCACCAGGAACAATGTATTTATACTTGCTTTTTGAATGTGCAtccaacattaaaatga